A section of the Campylobacter lanienae NCTC 13004 genome encodes:
- a CDS encoding HAD family hydrolase: protein MNRVIIFDMDGTLIDSAKAICNTINYMREGLNMPKLLDEDIIEVINNPDKNFMIEFYGVEKISKNLAKIFEEEYQKNYFIHATIYQDALNLIEYLEQIGYKIAVASNAPNSSLELILSNLKILDKFEIVVGASDTMPPKPAPDMLNFIKDKLKKEAIFVGDSYKDFLAAQNANIPYINVNWGRKTQIPNSINCQNAQEVIENINSMCKFDTFII, encoded by the coding sequence ATGAATAGAGTTATCATCTTTGATATGGATGGGACGCTCATTGATAGCGCAAAAGCTATTTGTAACACCATAAATTATATGCGAGAAGGGCTAAATATGCCTAAGCTACTTGATGAAGATATCATAGAAGTTATCAATAATCCAGATAAAAACTTTATGATTGAATTTTATGGTGTTGAGAAGATTAGCAAAAATCTAGCTAAAATCTTTGAAGAAGAGTATCAAAAAAACTATTTTATTCATGCTACAATCTATCAAGATGCTTTGAATTTAATAGAGTATTTAGAGCAAATAGGCTATAAAATCGCCGTTGCTTCTAATGCTCCAAATTCTAGCCTAGAGCTAATACTATCAAATCTTAAAATATTAGACAAATTTGAGATAGTTGTGGGTGCTAGTGATACAATGCCGCCTAAACCAGCCCCAGATATGCTAAATTTTATAAAAGACAAACTCAAAAAAGAGGCTATATTTGTAGGTGATAGCTATAAAGATTTTTTAGCAGCACAAAATGCCAATATACCATATATTAATGTCAATTGGGGGAGAAAAACTCAAATTCCAAATAGCATAAATTGCCAAAACGCCCAAGAGGTGATAGAAAATATAAATTCAATGTGTAAATTTGATACATTTATAATTTAA
- a CDS encoding rhodanese-like domain-containing protein yields MLKVLMMIFCSAIMAMAKYITIEIDENVVNDDNIQIIDIRSPVEWEYGVLKGAILVNLTDNNGNYNENFIDEIKNKIDPNKKIALICRSGHRSQRGSEILIQHGYKDVINLSGGMLLATQKGLDIVKP; encoded by the coding sequence ATGTTAAAGGTGTTAATGATGATATTTTGTAGCGCTATAATGGCTATGGCCAAGTATATTACAATAGAAATTGATGAAAATGTAGTAAATGATGATAATATACAAATTATAGATATTCGCTCTCCAGTCGAGTGGGAATATGGCGTTTTAAAGGGTGCGATATTGGTAAATTTAACTGATAATAACGGCAATTATAATGAAAATTTCATAGATGAAATTAAAAACAAAATTGACCCAAACAAAAAGATCGCTCTAATTTGTAGAAGTGGGCATAGAAGTCAAAGGGGTTCTGAAATTTTAATCCAACACGGATATAAAGATGTGATAAATTTATCCGGTGGTATGCTTTTAGCTACACAAAAAGGGCTAGATATAGTAAAACCATGA